A section of the Petrimonas sulfuriphila genome encodes:
- a CDS encoding KilA-N domain-containing protein — protein sequence MAKGRILQVKESEITVISQQNTDYISLTDMTITFREGSGLIGKWITNKNTIEYLGVWERVNNPDFNYPEFGVIGQEAGTNRFIMSVGQWIDRTKAVGMLVKAGRYGGTYAHKDIAFHFAMWLSPEFQIYLVNEFQRLKDEENDRLKLEWNLQRTLAKVNYQIHTDAIKENLIPQEITKQQASFVYANEADLLNVALFGITAKEWRDSNPDKTGNISERLLQLNKVAITQMKSLLASNTMKKLK from the coding sequence ATGGCAAAAGGAAGAATATTACAAGTAAAAGAATCCGAAATAACGGTTATCAGTCAGCAGAATACCGATTATATCAGCCTTACGGATATGACCATTACTTTTCGGGAAGGTAGCGGACTGATAGGCAAATGGATAACCAACAAAAACACGATAGAATATCTCGGCGTTTGGGAGAGAGTAAATAATCCCGATTTTAATTACCCCGAATTCGGGGTAATTGGACAAGAAGCAGGTACGAACAGATTTATAATGTCAGTTGGTCAATGGATTGACAGGACGAAAGCCGTAGGAATGCTCGTAAAAGCAGGAAGATACGGCGGAACGTATGCACATAAAGATATTGCATTTCACTTTGCAATGTGGTTAAGCCCCGAATTTCAAATCTACTTGGTTAATGAGTTCCAGCGACTTAAAGATGAAGAAAACGACCGACTGAAATTAGAGTGGAACCTGCAACGCACCCTTGCCAAAGTAAACTACCAAATTCACACGGATGCAATCAAAGAGAACCTTATTCCGCAAGAAATTACCAAACAGCAAGCAAGTTTTGTTTATGCCAACGAAGCCGATTTGCTGAATGTTGCCCTTTTCGGAATTACCGCAAAAGAGTGGCGAGACAGCAATCCCGACAAAACAGGAAATATAAGCGAAAGACTTCTACAACTCAACAAGGTCGCTATTACACAAATGAAATCGTTACTTGCAAGCAACACAATGAAAAAACTGAAATAA
- a CDS encoding DUF3795 domain-containing protein, with protein sequence MKDKLKKYETIGCCGIDCGLCPRFHTKGDSACPGCGGLNFNDKHPSCGFMTCCTIKNGLEVCSDCKDYPCKRFNKEKEGLDSFVTHRKVFVNLDYIKSNGIKQFIENQKTRTGILDDLLINFDDGRSKNFYCIGCTLLPIDKLLEVNRFACGLSTDIETREKSKLIKNFMTNIADSLNIDLKLNKKK encoded by the coding sequence ATGAAAGACAAATTGAAAAAATATGAGACGATTGGTTGTTGTGGAATAGATTGTGGACTGTGTCCTAGATTCCATACAAAAGGAGATTCTGCATGTCCTGGTTGTGGAGGATTGAATTTTAATGATAAACATCCTTCATGTGGATTTATGACTTGTTGCACGATTAAAAATGGATTAGAGGTTTGTTCCGATTGCAAAGATTATCCTTGTAAAAGATTCAATAAAGAAAAAGAAGGATTAGATTCATTTGTTACTCATAGAAAAGTCTTTGTAAATCTTGACTATATTAAAAGTAATGGAATTAAGCAGTTCATTGAAAATCAAAAAACACGGACTGGCATATTGGATGACTTATTGATAAATTTCGATGATGGTCGTTCAAAAAATTTTTATTGCATTGGTTGCACATTATTACCTATTGACAAATTACTGGAAGTAAACAGATTTGCTTGTGGATTATCAACGGATATTGAAACTCGGGAGAAAAGCAAACTGATTAAAAATTTCATGACGAACATTGCTGATTCCTTGAACATTGATTTGAAATTAAACAAGAAAAAATAA
- a CDS encoding ClbS/DfsB family four-helix bundle protein: MRLIDTFTNEQLFTSKFFDWTGTTSLGSYCVSATSSHYDWAMKKIKDHKKELK, encoded by the coding sequence ATGCGCTTGATTGACACGTTTACCAACGAGCAACTTTTTACAAGTAAGTTTTTTGATTGGACTGGTACTACCAGTTTGGGTAGTTACTGCGTTTCAGCAACTTCAAGTCATTACGACTGGGCAATGAAAAAGATAAAGGATCACAAGAAAGAACTAAAGTAA